In Nonomuraea sp. NBC_00507, the following are encoded in one genomic region:
- a CDS encoding homoserine dehydrogenase translates to MKPLKVALLGCGVVGSQVIRLMHEQAGDLAARVGAPLELAGVAVRRLGRKRDVDVDPALFTTDAEALVARDDVDIVVEVIGGIEPARSLIVSALSKGKSVVTANKALLAEDGTTLHEAARKGNGDLYFEASVAGAIPLLRPLRESLAGDHVKRVLGIVNGTTNYILDKMDSTGASFTDALEEAQTLGYAEADPTADVEGFDAAAKAAILAGLAFHSRVPAADVHREGITEITATDVASAKAMGYVIKLLAICARSDDGRSFGVRVHPAMIPRTHPLAGVREAYNAVFVEAESAGQLMFYGKGAGGAPTASAVLGDIVAVGRNRLAGTRGPEESTYADLAVHPMGETVTRCHVALDVADKPGVLARVAELFAKHDVSIQTVRQEGHGDDAQLVIVTHRATDAALSATMEGLRELDIVRAIASVMRVEGDD, encoded by the coding sequence GTGAAACCGCTGAAAGTGGCTCTGCTGGGCTGCGGCGTCGTCGGCTCGCAGGTGATCAGGCTCATGCACGAGCAGGCCGGCGACCTGGCGGCACGCGTCGGGGCGCCACTGGAGCTGGCCGGGGTCGCCGTGCGCCGCCTCGGCCGCAAACGCGACGTGGACGTGGACCCGGCGCTGTTCACCACCGACGCCGAGGCGCTGGTCGCCCGCGACGACGTGGACATCGTCGTCGAGGTCATCGGGGGCATCGAGCCCGCCCGCTCGCTGATCGTCTCCGCCCTGTCCAAGGGCAAGTCCGTGGTGACCGCCAACAAGGCCCTGCTGGCCGAGGACGGCACCACCCTGCACGAGGCCGCTAGGAAGGGCAACGGCGACCTCTACTTCGAGGCCAGCGTCGCCGGGGCCATCCCGCTGCTGCGGCCGCTGCGCGAGTCCCTCGCCGGCGACCACGTCAAGCGGGTGCTGGGCATCGTCAACGGCACCACCAACTACATCCTCGACAAGATGGACTCCACGGGCGCGTCGTTCACCGACGCCCTGGAGGAGGCGCAGACCCTCGGCTACGCCGAGGCCGACCCGACGGCCGACGTCGAGGGCTTCGACGCCGCCGCCAAGGCCGCCATCCTCGCCGGTCTCGCCTTCCACAGCCGCGTGCCGGCCGCCGATGTGCACCGGGAGGGCATCACCGAGATCACCGCCACCGACGTGGCCTCGGCCAAGGCCATGGGCTACGTGATCAAGCTGCTGGCCATCTGCGCCCGCTCCGACGACGGCCGCTCGTTCGGGGTCCGGGTGCACCCGGCCATGATCCCCCGGACGCATCCGCTGGCCGGGGTGCGGGAGGCGTACAACGCGGTCTTCGTGGAGGCGGAGTCGGCGGGTCAGCTGATGTTCTACGGCAAGGGCGCCGGCGGCGCGCCCACGGCCTCCGCCGTGCTCGGCGACATCGTGGCCGTCGGCCGCAACCGCCTGGCCGGCACCCGCGGGCCCGAGGAGTCGACGTACGCCGACCTGGCCGTGCACCCCATGGGCGAGACCGTCACGCGCTGCCACGTGGCGCTCGATGTGGCCGACAAGCCCGGTGTGCTGGCGCGCGTCGCGGAGTTGTTCGCCAAGCACGACGTGTCGATCCAGACCGTGCGTCAGGAGGGGCATGGGGACGACGCCCAGCTGGTCATCGTCACCCACCGCGCCACCGACGCGGCGCTGTCGGCGACGATGGAGGGGCTGCGGGAGCTGGACATCGTCCGCGCCATCGCCAGCGTGATGCGCGTAGAGGGCGACGACTAG
- a CDS encoding glycosyltransferase, whose product MIRELLAELRGARVFFAGIDDVDPIYAAAAAAAGRSGAAGGTGAAGGSGAAGGSLEGGRSVVVDLDRDLLEPAAVPEPVREVLVLARTPADLRRIATLHKLLPQAERVVVAMLDTPASHPAPVPTPTPAHRWRSLTDLRVYQPKNRVWVVDARFSAPTPSGRTVAATARAFAGHRLDVIAAPAAAIAGVGAADWRPGDPNATPTEITGPVPGRVGAPGSDMVLRTIGGPGHRSTPLPSAGRADGPHAHGRGTTAPVGQATRTDAVAPAAGTSGPAQPNVATTPADGTVGAGGAEEERAAGRAAEQVESAGSAEDSAPVQHAADSSLNGHGRSTDTHAPGADTDDRGANTNGQARSTDTDGRSPDTDSQARGANTHGQARGADTDGQARGADTDGQARGADTDGQARGADTDGQARGADTDGQARGADTDGRGADTDGRGRGAEADAWVEEAGLVEWAGDETPIERPTIQAASWERLGRPGMADSPLADPDVLGEPSMIPPVDERLVNPMGFVTTPSRGMASLAERDGRWSVVLDGKVVTSFAESGGVTDTDVARLRQIRGVEVDWRHAHSGPLTAVRVLAGLSAAGVPLAAATVPRWAGALGEEVIDLIGRCPDLSDELRREEHSIRLRRAALRTHGVAARWEQLGAPAPAPPLTSVLLTTRRTDMVAFALDQIARQRDVQLEVILALHGVPKGHPDVAPAIAAYEGPLTVYEADHQAVFGKVLNEAAARASGSFLLKMDDDDWYGPDFLSDLLLAHSYSGAQVVGTVPEFVYLSSIDVTVHRKQITEQITSFIAGGTILVERSAFQAVGGFRPLRRSVDTQFQEALQAAGGQIYRTHGLGYILRRGPAANHTWQEPIGTFLQRNRRQWRGFRPNALMELDGSLRP is encoded by the coding sequence ATGATCCGGGAGTTGCTGGCGGAGCTGCGCGGGGCTCGTGTGTTCTTCGCCGGGATCGACGACGTCGACCCGATCTACGCCGCCGCGGCCGCCGCGGCGGGCCGCTCTGGCGCGGCAGGCGGGACTGGCGCGGCAGGCGGGTCTGGCGCGGCAGGCGGGTCCTTGGAGGGCGGCCGGAGTGTGGTCGTCGATCTCGACCGGGATCTACTGGAGCCGGCCGCTGTGCCCGAGCCGGTGCGGGAGGTCCTCGTGCTGGCCAGGACGCCGGCCGACTTGCGGCGCATCGCCACACTGCACAAGCTGCTGCCGCAGGCCGAGCGGGTGGTGGTGGCGATGCTCGACACGCCTGCCTCCCATCCCGCGCCCGTGCCGACGCCGACGCCCGCGCACCGGTGGCGGTCGCTGACCGATCTGCGGGTGTACCAGCCCAAGAACCGGGTCTGGGTGGTGGACGCCCGTTTCTCCGCGCCCACGCCCTCCGGTCGTACCGTGGCGGCCACAGCGCGGGCGTTCGCCGGGCACCGGCTGGACGTGATCGCCGCGCCCGCGGCCGCGATCGCGGGCGTCGGGGCGGCCGACTGGCGGCCGGGCGACCCGAACGCGACGCCTACCGAGATCACGGGGCCCGTCCCCGGGCGGGTCGGCGCGCCAGGCAGCGACATGGTCCTGCGCACGATCGGCGGCCCCGGCCACCGTTCCACCCCGCTCCCGTCGGCCGGACGCGCCGACGGGCCGCACGCCCATGGGCGGGGCACCACCGCACCAGTCGGCCAGGCGACCCGCACAGACGCCGTCGCACCGGCCGCGGGCACCAGCGGCCCCGCCCAGCCCAACGTGGCGACCACGCCGGCCGACGGCACGGTCGGGGCCGGAGGGGCCGAGGAGGAGCGCGCAGCCGGACGGGCTGCCGAGCAGGTGGAATCGGCCGGATCGGCTGAGGACTCTGCCCCTGTCCAGCACGCCGCAGACTCCAGCCTGAACGGGCACGGCCGCAGCACGGACACGCACGCCCCCGGCGCGGACACGGACGACCGCGGCGCGAACACGAACGGCCAGGCCCGCAGCACGGACACGGACGGCCGAAGCCCGGACACGGACAGCCAGGCCCGCGGCGCGAACACGCACGGCCAGGCCCGCGGCGCGGACACGGACGGCCAGGCCCGCGGCGCGGACACGGACGGCCAGGCCCGCGGCGCGGACACGGACGGCCAGGCCCGCGGCGCGGACACGGACGGCCAGGCCCGCGGCGCGGACACGGACGGCCAGGCCCGCGGCGCGGACACGGACGGCCGAGGCGCGGACACCGACGGGCGGGGCCGAGGCGCGGAGGCGGACGCGTGGGTGGAGGAGGCCGGGCTGGTCGAGTGGGCGGGGGATGAGACGCCCATCGAGCGGCCGACGATTCAGGCGGCCAGCTGGGAGCGCCTCGGCCGCCCCGGGATGGCCGATTCGCCGCTGGCCGATCCCGACGTGCTCGGCGAGCCCTCGATGATCCCCCCGGTGGACGAGCGCCTGGTCAACCCCATGGGTTTCGTGACGACCCCCTCCCGGGGCATGGCGTCCCTGGCCGAGCGGGACGGCCGCTGGTCCGTGGTGCTGGACGGGAAGGTCGTGACGTCGTTCGCGGAGTCCGGCGGCGTCACCGACACGGACGTGGCCAGGCTGCGCCAGATCCGCGGCGTCGAGGTGGACTGGCGGCACGCGCACAGCGGCCCGCTGACCGCCGTACGCGTCCTGGCCGGACTGTCCGCCGCCGGCGTGCCCCTGGCGGCGGCTACAGTGCCGCGCTGGGCCGGTGCGCTCGGGGAGGAGGTCATCGACCTCATCGGGCGCTGCCCGGACCTCAGCGACGAGCTCCGGCGGGAGGAGCACAGCATCCGCCTGCGCCGGGCAGCTCTGCGTACCCACGGGGTGGCCGCCAGGTGGGAGCAGCTCGGCGCGCCCGCCCCCGCTCCCCCGCTCACGTCGGTGCTGCTGACGACCCGCCGTACCGACATGGTCGCCTTCGCCCTCGACCAGATCGCCCGCCAGCGTGACGTGCAGCTCGAGGTGATCCTGGCCCTGCACGGGGTGCCGAAGGGCCATCCGGACGTGGCGCCCGCGATCGCGGCGTACGAGGGCCCGCTCACCGTGTACGAGGCCGACCACCAGGCAGTGTTCGGAAAGGTGCTGAACGAGGCGGCCGCGAGGGCGTCGGGCTCGTTCCTGCTGAAGATGGACGACGACGACTGGTACGGCCCCGACTTCCTGTCCGATCTGCTGCTGGCGCACTCGTATTCGGGCGCGCAGGTGGTCGGCACGGTGCCGGAGTTCGTCTACCTGTCCTCCATCGACGTCACCGTGCACCGCAAGCAGATCACCGAGCAGATCACCAGCTTCATCGCCGGCGGCACGATCCTGGTGGAGCGCTCGGCGTTCCAGGCGGTGGGCGGGTTCCGGCCGTTGCGGCGCTCGGTGGACACCCAGTTCCAGGAGGCGCTGCAGGCGGCCGGCGGCCAGATCTACCGGACCCACGGGCTGGGCTACATCCTGCGCAGGGGCCCGGCGGCCAATCACACGTGGCAGGAGCCGATCGGCACGTTCCTGCAGCGCAACAGGCGGCAGTGGCGCGGCTTCCGCCCGAACGCCCTCATGGAGCTGGACGGGAGCCTGCGCCCATGA
- a CDS encoding glycosyltransferase, with protein MTSRVRHNDYGVLRPPAIGAWQPSLTVSVVIPAYNCAEPLSRTVEALARQTYPAELVEVVVADDGSEPPLDVPGVRVVRVAEGWGRGAARQTGQLAASGAVIHWLDSDMLLAEDHLEAHMRWHHLIDYAVVIGDTRFVETPGEEGVQSAYTRKTLESTRRLKDAGSSAYLQHTGASSSVRADLLRAAGGVDTGLNMAEDTELGYRLAQAGAVFIPDAEARAWHVGPSTVMLREKEVHRHNWSYLGDLIPDLRWLRNHPRRHWLVPYLRVVVTATTYEQTRASVDSALAGTLTDAAVTLVGPWGKLTGERRANLDDPLLDLRLLHNLYAHEPRVVFAESVPSSAAPSPFLLRLPTGWVLGADTLAKLVRHADKDLLGLVSVALTEGQHGVVAARLERTAAFSRAALFDGRPDDLVDEMYGSEWVSGSEYDFATAEEAEPLTGDAAKWRTLASRRQGEIKALQGEVARLKAEVERLSAAATPQPAESGGRGPLSSLIRHLRSAG; from the coding sequence ATGACGAGCCGGGTCAGGCACAACGACTACGGCGTGCTGCGGCCGCCCGCGATCGGGGCGTGGCAGCCCTCGCTGACCGTCTCCGTGGTCATCCCCGCCTACAACTGCGCGGAGCCGCTGAGCCGCACGGTCGAGGCGCTGGCGCGGCAGACGTACCCGGCCGAGCTCGTCGAGGTGGTCGTCGCCGACGACGGCAGCGAGCCTCCGCTGGACGTGCCCGGAGTCCGGGTGGTCCGGGTGGCCGAGGGGTGGGGGCGCGGCGCGGCCCGGCAGACCGGGCAGCTCGCGGCCTCCGGGGCGGTGATCCACTGGCTGGACTCGGACATGTTGCTGGCCGAGGACCATCTCGAGGCGCACATGCGCTGGCACCACCTCATCGACTACGCCGTGGTGATCGGCGATACGCGGTTCGTGGAGACTCCGGGCGAGGAGGGCGTCCAGTCCGCGTACACGAGGAAGACGCTCGAGTCGACGCGGCGGCTCAAGGACGCCGGATCCAGCGCGTACCTGCAGCACACGGGCGCGTCCAGCTCCGTGCGCGCCGACCTGCTGCGCGCGGCCGGAGGCGTGGACACCGGGCTGAACATGGCCGAGGACACCGAGCTGGGCTACCGGCTGGCGCAGGCCGGGGCCGTGTTCATCCCCGACGCCGAGGCCAGGGCGTGGCACGTCGGGCCCTCCACCGTGATGTTGCGGGAGAAGGAGGTACACCGGCACAACTGGTCGTACCTGGGCGATCTGATCCCCGATCTCCGCTGGCTGCGTAACCACCCGCGCCGCCACTGGCTCGTGCCGTACCTGCGGGTGGTCGTGACGGCCACGACGTACGAGCAGACGCGGGCGAGCGTGGACTCGGCACTCGCCGGGACCCTGACGGACGCCGCCGTCACACTCGTCGGCCCTTGGGGCAAGCTGACCGGCGAACGCCGGGCCAACCTCGACGACCCCCTGCTCGACCTGCGTCTTCTGCACAATTTGTACGCGCACGAGCCGCGCGTCGTGTTCGCGGAGAGCGTACCCAGCTCCGCCGCCCCCTCACCCTTCCTGCTGCGTCTCCCGACCGGATGGGTGCTGGGCGCCGACACCCTGGCCAAGCTGGTACGGCACGCCGACAAGGACCTGCTCGGGCTCGTGAGCGTGGCGCTGACGGAAGGTCAGCACGGCGTCGTCGCGGCCCGGCTGGAGCGCACGGCCGCCTTCTCCCGAGCCGCCCTCTTCGACGGCCGGCCCGATGACCTGGTGGACGAGATGTACGGGTCCGAGTGGGTCAGCGGGAGCGAGTACGACTTCGCGACCGCGGAGGAGGCCGAGCCGCTGACCGGAGACGCGGCCAAGTGGCGGACGCTGGCGAGCCGGCGACAGGGGGAGATCAAGGCGCTGCAGGGCGAGGTGGCACGGCTGAAGGCCGAGGTCGAGCGGCTGTCGGCGGCCGCCACGCCCCAGCCTGCCGAAAGCGGTGGGCGAGGGCCGTTGAGCTCGCTGATCAGGCACCTGCGGAGCGCCGGATGA
- a CDS encoding glycosyltransferase — protein sequence MIPRIPHNDFGVLAPPALGAWEPALTVTVVIPAHERQETLDLTLAALAAQSYPKHLLDVIVVDDGSVTPLRLPDLVPAKTKLISSPPGGWGRAWAVQAGLDAATGEVVFVLDADMVPHRRHVEAQLRWHHLAPYVVALGWIDFTAPGAFPSPEQVRAAVESGAEDALFPLSAHRHDWAEKIIHDYDGLRSAPNSLATRIHVGATVSYPAALLRSIGGMDTALVLAEDTELGYRLTQAGAVFVPDPESRAWHIGLPTAMRDFAALKRYNDPYVADRVPYRRYLRTDSGRQWRVQYVDATVPSGSYEDVRATVDALLASSIPDVGVTIIGPWQSLTGDRRSPLQDPDLDLRLVHATFEHDPRVSLAASPAVTGAPFRLQVPAGWVASEDTLERLVAYMEEQDSGRLYIALEETAEGVTVARLDRTAALSRSALVVTGDDDEDDLIDALFGVEWVDGETWGFKRRPAVYPPRRKPVSPVAKLTAAYEKEIALYRKRVAALRVEIGHLKREAGKNGRDAARWREKAEDWRREAVRLAREQNRTVLRRAVRRVRNLAFPDA from the coding sequence ATGATTCCTCGGATCCCCCACAACGACTTCGGCGTGCTCGCCCCTCCCGCCCTGGGCGCGTGGGAGCCGGCACTGACCGTGACGGTCGTCATCCCCGCGCACGAGCGCCAGGAGACCCTGGACCTGACCCTGGCCGCCCTCGCGGCCCAGAGTTACCCCAAGCATCTCCTCGACGTCATCGTCGTGGACGACGGCAGCGTCACCCCGCTCCGCCTCCCCGACCTCGTCCCGGCGAAAACGAAGCTGATCTCCAGCCCGCCGGGCGGCTGGGGCCGGGCGTGGGCCGTGCAGGCCGGCCTGGATGCCGCGACCGGCGAGGTGGTGTTCGTCCTGGACGCCGACATGGTGCCGCACCGCCGGCACGTGGAGGCTCAGCTCCGCTGGCACCACCTGGCCCCGTACGTGGTGGCGCTCGGCTGGATCGACTTCACCGCGCCCGGCGCGTTCCCCTCGCCCGAGCAGGTACGCGCGGCCGTGGAGTCCGGCGCGGAGGACGCCCTCTTCCCGCTGTCCGCCCACCGGCACGACTGGGCCGAGAAGATCATTCACGATTACGACGGCCTCCGTAGCGCGCCCAACTCGCTGGCGACCCGCATCCACGTGGGAGCCACGGTGTCGTACCCGGCGGCGCTGCTGCGCTCGATCGGCGGCATGGACACGGCGCTCGTCCTGGCGGAGGACACGGAGCTCGGCTACCGCCTCACCCAGGCGGGCGCGGTCTTCGTCCCCGACCCGGAGTCCCGGGCCTGGCACATCGGTCTGCCCACGGCGATGCGCGACTTCGCGGCGCTGAAGCGCTACAACGACCCGTACGTCGCCGACCGCGTCCCCTACCGCCGCTACCTGCGCACGGACTCCGGCCGGCAGTGGCGGGTGCAGTATGTGGACGCCACGGTGCCGTCAGGCTCGTACGAGGACGTCCGGGCCACCGTCGACGCCCTGCTGGCGTCCTCGATCCCCGACGTGGGGGTCACGATCATCGGGCCGTGGCAATCCCTGACCGGGGACCGCCGCTCCCCGCTTCAGGACCCGGACCTCGACCTGCGCCTCGTCCACGCCACCTTCGAGCACGACCCGCGCGTCAGCCTGGCGGCGTCCCCGGCCGTCACCGGCGCCCCGTTCCGCCTCCAGGTGCCCGCCGGCTGGGTCGCGTCGGAGGACACGCTGGAGCGCCTGGTCGCGTACATGGAGGAGCAGGACTCGGGCAGGCTCTACATCGCCCTGGAGGAGACCGCGGAGGGTGTGACCGTGGCCCGTCTGGACCGCACGGCCGCCCTGTCGAGGTCCGCCCTGGTGGTCACCGGGGACGACGACGAGGACGACCTGATCGACGCCCTGTTCGGCGTGGAATGGGTGGACGGCGAGACCTGGGGCTTCAAACGCCGCCCGGCCGTCTACCCGCCGCGCAGGAAGCCGGTCTCTCCGGTGGCCAAGCTCACGGCCGCGTACGAGAAGGAGATCGCCCTCTACCGCAAGCGGGTGGCCGCCCTCCGCGTCGAGATCGGGCACCTGAAGCGGGAAGCAGGCAAGAACGGCAGGGACGCGGCTCGCTGGCGCGAGAAAGCCGAGGACTGGCGCCGCGAGGCGGTCCGTCTGGCCCGCGAACAGAACCGCACCGTGCTCAGACGAGCCGTCCGCCGCGTCCGCAACCTGGCCTTCCCGGACGCCTAG